The Magnolia sinica isolate HGM2019 chromosome 9, MsV1, whole genome shotgun sequence genome contains a region encoding:
- the LOC131255939 gene encoding disease resistance protein RPM1-like encodes MTDRIVQFGLETLSALLSREASLIRGVRNEVEEIKLELESMQALLKDADKRKESNEGVRTWVRQVRDSTYDVEDIIDEFMYRMDRPQGGGLRGFLLNIVCLPKNIYNKHCFAIRLQETKVKVHNLFDRGVSFGLNQIGEGTSSHDVSKMWQRDVETSLSLVEDDIVGMKKELDLIVRWLVEEEQQRTVISVTGMGGAGKTALVTKAYKKEPVKKHFDCSACVSVSQTLRIDEVLRSIIKQFLNATKDVVPNDLATCDASDLSQMIKRHLESKRYLIVLDDIWSMNDWNQLSVMFPDYKCGSRLVVTTRDRDVAFAAGEGSRVCRLDQPLHPEEAWQLFCKKAFRNKPCPSELKPLALPIVEKCQTLPLAIIAMGRLLSLTDANVSEWSQVYDKLSWHLNNNETLEPIKRILLLSFYCLPYRLKQCFLYCCMFPEDYLIPRKKLIRLWVAEGFVEDAGKVPMEEVAEEYLKQLIHRNILQLVEMNLSGRVSTCRMHDIVREVALSLCDEEKFCITYDGQQTRQGDKVRRMSIYNSGETIQHSMSMSQLRSLLVFEGSTSFSSSLNTIASSFMLLRVLDLQGVPIESLPDELTNLFNLRYLNLRNTNVSELPKSLGRMRNLQTLDVKQTRIKRLPSGVVKLQKLRHLFSIQYNRADPYTFEYFSSIQVPIGIYNITSLQILTSIEAKGGEIVRQIGNLSQLRKLDISKVRAINGAELCKSIAKLKYLVYLSVKAINEEETLQLEELSPDHRPLFQKLYLWGRLEKVPQWFRYLAHLTVLELNWSKLREEDLLSSLQALPNLVRLSLLNAYEGQQLCFHDGWFPKLRELELKYLTQLNRVVIEKGTLPSIQELFVSRCGELKTLPEGIEYLTKLEDLSLGEMPTEFTERLQLKDGNKEDRRKVEHIPLIYGGRWTEEGWDWHRLN; translated from the coding sequence ATGACGGACCGTATCGTTCAATTCGGTTTAGAAACTCTAAGTGCCCTTCTATCTCGAGAAGCATCACTAATAAGAGGAGTGCGCAATGAAGTAGAAGAAATCAAGCTGGAACTCGAAAGTATGCAAGCTTTGTTGAAGGAtgctgataaaagaaaagaaagcaatgAAGGAGTGAGAACCTGGGTGAGGCAAGTAAGAGATTCCACATATGATGTGGAAGACATCATCGACGAGTTCATGTATCGCATGGACAGACCACAAGGAGGTGGGCTCCGGGGTTTTCTCCTTAACATCGTTTGCCTCCCGAAGAATATCTACAACAAGCATTGCTTCGCCATCCGACTCCAAGAAACCAAGGTTAAGGTTCATAACCTTTTCGATAGAGGAGTTAGCTTCGGTCTCAATCAAATAGGAGAAGGAACAAGCTCTCATGATGTTAGCAAAATGTGGCAACGTGATGTAGAAACTTCTCTTTCCTTAGTGGAAGATGACATAGTGGGGATGAAGAAAGAATTAGATTTGATAGTCAGATGGTTGGTGGAGGAAGAACAGCAGCGCACGGTGATTTCAGTGACGGGTATGGGTGGGGCGGGCAAGACTGCTCTTGTCACTAAAGCCTACAAGAAGGAACCAGTAAAGAAGCACTTCGACTGCTCTGCATGTGTTTCGGTCTCACAGACTCTTAGAATCGATGAAGTACTGCGAAGCATCATAAAACAATTCCTTAACGCTACAAAGGACGTTGTTCCAAATGACCTAGCCACCTGTGATGCTAGCGACTTAAGTCAGATGATTAAAAGACATCTCGAATCGAAAAGGTATCTGATTGTCTTGGATGACATCTGGAGTATGAATGATTGGAATCAACTAAGTGTCATGTTTCCAGACTACAAATGCGGAAGTAGGTTAGTAGTTACAACAAGAGACAGAGATGTGGCTTTTGCAGCGGGAGAGGGAAGCCGTGTCTGCCGGCTTGATCAGCCTCTACATCCAGAAGAGGCATGGCAGCTATTCTGTAAGAAGGCATTTCGGAACAAACCCTGCCCTTCAGAGCTCAAGCCATTGGCTCTACCCATAGTAGAAAAATGTCAAACTTTGCCTCTTGCAATTATTGCGATGGGCAGACTCCTGTCATTGACAGATGCGAACGTGTCTGAATGGAGCCAAGTCTATGATAAACTAAGTTGGCACTTGAATAACAATGAAACGCTTGAACCAATAAAGCGCATCTTGTTACTTAGCTTCTACTGTCTGCCTTACCGCCTTAAGCAATGTTTCTTGTATTGTTGTATGTTTCCCGAAGATTATTTAATTCCCCGCAAGAAGTTGATAAGGTTATGGGTGGCAGAGGGTTTCGTTGAAGATGCAGGTAAAGTTCCAATGGAAGAGGTGGCAGAGGAATACCTAAAGCAACTCATACATCGTAACATTCTTCAGCTTGTCGAGATGAATCTCTCTGGAAGGGTGAGTACTTGTCGAATGCATGATATTGTCCGTGAAGTGGCCTTATCCTTATGTGACGAAGAAAAGTTCTGCATCACATACGATGGGCAGCAAACAAGGCAAGGGGACAAAGTACGTCGCATGTCAATCTACAATTCTGGAGAAACTATTCAACATAGCATGAGTATGTCACAGCTTCGCTCTCTTTTAGTGTTTGAAGGAAGCacatctttctcttcttctctaaaTACCATAGCATCAAGTTTTATGTTATTGAGGGTCCTAGATTTACAGGGAGTTCCTATTGAAAGCTTACCAGATGAATTGACGAATCTATTCAATTTACGGTATCTTAACTTGAGGAATACTAATGTTAGCGAGCTTCCAAAATCTTTAGGAAGGATGCGGAACCTGCAaacattggatgtcaaacaaacaagGATCAAGAGGTTACCGAGTGGGGTTGTGAAGCTACAGAAACTACGCCACTTATTCAGTATTCAATATAATAGGGCAGATCCATATACTTTCGAGTACTTCAGTAGCATCCAAGTTCCTATTGGAATATATAATATAACAAGTTTACAAATTCTAACTAGTATCGAAGCAAAAGGAGGGGAAATTGTGAGACAAATTGGGAACTTAAGCCAATTGAGAAAACTTGACATTTCCAAGGTCAGAGCAATCAACGGAGCTGAGTTGTGCAAATCCATCGCAAAGCTGAAATACCTTGTTTACTTGAGTGTTAAGGCAATCAACGAAGAAGAAACGCTTCAATTGGAAGAGCTCTCTCCTGATCATCGGCCACTTTTTCAGAAGCTTTACCTGTGGGGACGTTTGGAGAAGGTGCCTCAATGGTTTAGGTACCTTGCGCATCTCACCGTTTTGGAGTTGAATTGGTCTAAGCTGAGAGAAGAAGATCTTCTTTCATCACTCCAAGCATTGCCCAATCTGGTGCGCCTTTCACTTTTGAATGCCTATGAAGGGCAGCAGTTGTGTTTTCACGATGGATGGTTCCCTAAACTCAGGGAACTAGAGTTAAAGTATTTGACACAACTAAATCGGGTAGTGATAGAGAAGGGAACATTGCCAAGCATCCAAGAGCTATTTGTGAGCAGATGTGGAGAGTTGAAGACGCTTCCAGAAGGGATTGAATACCTCACCAAACTCGAAGATCTCAGCTTAGGCGAAATGCCAACAGAATTCACAGAGAGGTTGCAGCTAAAAGATGGAAACAAGGAGGACCGTAGAAAGGTGGAGCACATTCCCTTAATCTACGGTGGACGCTGGACAGAAGAGGGGTGGGATTGGCATCGACTCAACTAA